From the Streptomyces sp. Tu 2975 genome, one window contains:
- a CDS encoding ribonucleotide-diphosphate reductase subunit beta, with translation MSSTTKNLLDPGFELTLRPMRYPDFYERYRDAIKNTWTVEEVDLHSDVADLAKLSPGEQHMIGRLVAFFATGDSIVANNLVLTLYKHINSPEARLYLSRQLFEEAVHVQFYLTLLDTYLPDPEDRAAAFAAVENIPSIKEKASFCFKWMDSVESVDRLESRADRRRFLLNLICFAACIEGLLFYGAFAYVYWFRSRGLLHGLATGTNWVFRDETMHMNFAFEVVDTVRKEEPDLFDDELRQQVTDMLKEAVEAELQFGRDLCGEGLPGMNTESMREYLQCVADQRLTRLGFAPVYGSQNPFSFMELQGVQELTNFFERRPSAYQVAVEGSVAFDDDF, from the coding sequence ATGAGCTCCACCACCAAGAACCTTCTCGACCCGGGCTTCGAACTCACTCTCCGGCCCATGCGCTACCCGGACTTCTACGAGCGCTACCGGGACGCCATCAAGAACACCTGGACGGTGGAGGAGGTCGACCTGCACTCGGACGTGGCCGACCTGGCCAAGCTCTCCCCGGGTGAGCAGCACATGATCGGCCGGCTGGTCGCGTTCTTCGCGACGGGTGACTCGATCGTGGCGAACAACCTCGTGCTGACGCTCTACAAGCACATCAACTCCCCCGAGGCTCGGCTGTATCTGTCGCGGCAGCTGTTCGAGGAGGCCGTCCACGTCCAGTTCTATCTGACGCTGCTCGACACCTATCTCCCCGACCCCGAGGACCGGGCGGCGGCCTTCGCGGCGGTCGAGAACATCCCGTCCATCAAGGAGAAGGCCTCGTTCTGCTTCAAGTGGATGGACTCGGTCGAGAGCGTCGACCGTCTCGAGTCCCGGGCGGACCGCCGCCGCTTCCTGCTCAACCTGATCTGCTTCGCGGCGTGCATCGAGGGCCTGTTGTTCTACGGCGCCTTCGCGTACGTCTACTGGTTCCGCTCCCGCGGTCTGCTGCACGGACTGGCCACCGGCACCAACTGGGTGTTCCGGGACGAGACGATGCACATGAACTTCGCCTTCGAGGTCGTGGACACCGTCCGCAAGGAGGAGCCGGACCTCTTCGACGACGAACTGCGGCAACAGGTCACCGACATGCTGAAGGAAGCGGTCGAGGCGGAGCTCCAGTTCGGCCGTGACCTGTGCGGTGAGGGACTGCCGGGCATGAACACCGAGTCGATGCGCGAGTACCTCCAGTGCGTCGCCGACCAGCGGCTCACCCGCCTCGGCTTCGCCCCGGTGTACGGCTCGCAGAACCCGTTCTCCTTCATGGAGTTGCAGGGGGTCCAGGAGCTGACCAACTTCTTCGAGCGCCGCCCGTCCGCCTACCAGGTGGCGGTCGAGGGGTCGGTCGCGTTCGACGACGACTTCTGA
- a CDS encoding D-Ala-D-Ala carboxypeptidase family metallohydrolase, with the protein MFRRTARVLLSIVMLMVAGLGGVVATAGSAQADDCYTWSRTLSQGASGSDVSQLQIRMSGYPGYGAVLAVDGSYGPATTAAVKRFQSAYGLAADGVAGPATFSKIYALQDGDCTPVHFSYAELNRCNSTWSGGAVSAATAKANALRTMWKLEALRHALGDRPITVTSGFRSYSCNSAVGGASGSRHLYGDAADLGAGPHSLCKLAQQARNHGFNGILGPGYPGHNDHTHLDHRGSRFWSAPSCGI; encoded by the coding sequence ATGTTCAGACGTACCGCACGAGTGCTGCTGTCGATTGTCATGCTCATGGTGGCCGGTCTGGGAGGGGTCGTCGCGACCGCCGGAAGCGCCCAGGCCGACGACTGCTACACCTGGTCACGCACCCTCTCCCAGGGGGCTTCCGGCTCCGACGTCAGCCAGCTCCAGATCCGCATGTCCGGCTACCCGGGCTACGGCGCCGTGCTCGCCGTCGACGGCTCCTACGGGCCGGCCACCACCGCCGCCGTCAAGCGCTTCCAGTCCGCCTACGGCCTCGCCGCCGACGGCGTCGCCGGCCCCGCCACCTTCAGCAAGATCTACGCCCTCCAGGACGGCGACTGCACACCGGTCCACTTCAGCTACGCCGAACTCAACCGCTGCAACTCCACCTGGTCCGGTGGCGCGGTGAGCGCGGCGACCGCCAAGGCCAACGCGCTGCGGACGATGTGGAAGCTGGAGGCCCTGCGACACGCCCTGGGGGACCGCCCCATCACCGTGACCAGCGGCTTCCGGTCGTACTCCTGCAACAGCGCGGTCGGCGGCGCATCCGGCAGCCGCCACCTCTACGGCGACGCGGCCGACCTGGGCGCCGGACCGCACTCGCTGTGCAAGCTGGCCCAGCAGGCCCGTAACCACGGCTTCAACGGGATCCTCGGCCCGGGCTATCCCGGCCACAACGACCACACGCACCTCGATCACCGCGGCAGCCGCTTCTGGTCCGCACCGAGCTGCGGCATCTGA
- the def gene encoding peptide deformylase — MASQQSQQGTDQRVDEEGFLVDTENCEERELAYRERGTSRPITVVGNPVLHKECKDVTEFDDKLAALIDDMFASQKTAEGVGLAANQIGVDLKVFVYDCPDDEGVRHTGVVCNPVLEELPPEERVLDDSNEGCLSVPTAYASLARPDYAVVRGQDAQGDPIKVRGTGYFARCLQHETDHLYGYLYIDRLSKRERKDALRQMAEGTPRYEVVPND, encoded by the coding sequence ATGGCGTCGCAGCAGTCGCAGCAGGGGACGGACCAGCGGGTCGACGAGGAGGGTTTCCTCGTGGACACGGAGAACTGCGAGGAGCGTGAGCTGGCGTACCGCGAGCGCGGCACCTCGCGCCCGATCACGGTCGTCGGGAATCCCGTGCTCCACAAGGAGTGCAAGGACGTCACCGAGTTCGACGACAAGCTCGCCGCCCTCATCGACGACATGTTCGCCAGCCAGAAGACGGCTGAGGGCGTGGGGCTGGCCGCCAACCAGATCGGTGTCGACCTGAAGGTGTTCGTCTACGACTGCCCCGACGACGAGGGCGTACGGCACACCGGTGTGGTGTGCAACCCGGTCCTGGAGGAGCTGCCGCCGGAGGAGCGCGTCCTCGACGACTCCAACGAGGGCTGCCTCTCCGTACCGACGGCGTACGCCTCGCTGGCCCGTCCCGACTACGCGGTGGTCCGCGGCCAGGACGCGCAGGGCGACCCGATCAAGGTGCGGGGCACCGGCTACTTCGCCCGCTGCCTGCAGCACGAGACCGATCACCTGTACGGATACCTGTACATCGACCGTCTCTCCAAGCGTGAGCGCAAGGACGCGCTGCGGCAGATGGCGGAGGGCACCCCGCGTTACGAGGTCGTCCCCAACGACTGA